The Niallia circulans nucleotide sequence AATAACTCCTCTTGTTTTAGTCCTAATAAATCCATTGTCATAGTGCATGCTACAAGTTTGACATCTTGTTCTTGAGCCATTTCAATTAGTTGTGGTAAAGGCATAGCATTATGCTTTTTCATAATATCCTTAATCAGCTTAGGACCCATTCCAGCAAAATTCATTTTGGATAGTCCCATTTTATCAGCACCTCTAGGCATCATCTTGCCAAACATTCTTTCCATAAACCCTTTTTCCACAGCAATATCCTCATCCTTACGTAAGGCATTTAACCCCCAAAAAGTGTGGAAAATAGTTACCTCATGATCATAAGCTGCAGCACCATTGGCTATAATATAAGCAGCCATTGCTTTATCATAATCACCACTAAATAATACTATTGTTGTTTTTTTCTTTTCAGTCATGTTGTTACCTCCACTACTTAATATAACCAATACCCGTATGGGTATTATTAAAAGCAAAAAAATTATCCCTTTTTAATCCAAAACTACAATACACCATTTTCTTCTTATTGATTCAAAAATTTGACCTACTGTTTTAGACCACGCTGAAAGATCATTTGTTGCCCCTTTATCTGTTGTATGAATTTCTAATATTTCACCAGTTTCAAGTTCAGTCATGCCTTCTTTGATTTTATAATTGGCATTGGAAATGCTAATCCTTTTGCATCTAACAATTTCTCAGTTTCAAAAGTAATCACTCTTTCTTATACCATTACCCCTATAGGTATAAAACTGATTAAAAAAAGAGAAAGTGTCAACTCTTTTTTATCTGCTTTTTACAAGTAGGTTTACAGCTTCTTTTACTAATTCCTCTGTATTCTCGCCATTTTTATCAGCTTCCCTAACACATTCAATCAAATTTGAGCTAACAATTAATCCTATTGTTCGGTCAATTCCAGTTCTTGATGCAGATAATTGTGTAATTACTTCCTTGCAATCTTTATTATCTTCCATCATTTTTAAAATTCCTCTTAACTGTCCTTCTATACGTTTAACTCTATTTTTTATTTGTTCATTATAATCCATTTTTTTCCTCCCTTTTTATAGTAAATAATCATGTAATGATGATATTTATAATTAGTGTTTTAATTTTTAGCATTTTATATCAGTTTCAATTTTAAGTATTAGCAAATGAAATATTTTATTTTCACTTACAAGCTTCATGATATACCCCTATAGGTATAATGTCAATAATTAATTTTATAAAAAAGACCGCAATTAGTTTGGCGGTCACATTTAATATATAGTGCGTTAAGAATTAATTTCATTATAATGATACACTTTTATCAAGACATCTAATTAAACGCTCTTTTTTTCTAAAATATCCCAATAAACATTTTCCTCTTATATACGCAGTTTTTCTCAATATACCAACTCTACAAACCACATATCTCCTAATTAGCAATTAATGATTCTCTTTTATCTCTAATTCTTCTTACGTCAAGAAACTAAAGAATTTTCACTCGCTGTGATTGTTTCTTTTACCGATGTTTAGAGATTAAAAACTTAGCAGGAATGAAAAATTTCCTTTACTTTATGATAAGCAAGCTTTTCTCTTCGATAAGTATCTACTAGTCCTTTATTATTCTGGGATTTCGGCCTACCATGAAACCACCCCTTGTCTACCCTACAATCTGCATACTGCCAGATTATTACCCCACTTAATTCTTCATCCGATAAAATAGTAGTTACTTGTTCCGTTAAAGCAGACTGCTGGTATTCTTCCGTCCACTTTTCCTGATTATTATTCCTATAACCATAAATTGCACCAGCTCCAATTTCACTGATTAGTAATGGTTTACCCGCTCCAGAAGTACTATTAACGAACTTTTTAAGATTATATAAGGAATCTTTTACTGATGTTTCATGATACCATCGCGGGTAGATATTAAAAGAAACTATATCAAC carries:
- a CDS encoding DsrE/DsrF/DrsH-like family protein; its protein translation is MTEKKKTTIVLFSGDYDKAMAAYIIANGAAAYDHEVTIFHTFWGLNALRKDEDIAVEKGFMERMFGKMMPRGADKMGLSKMNFAGMGPKLIKDIMKKHNAMPLPQLIEMAQEQDVKLVACTMTMDLLGLKQEELLGNIEYAGVAAYLADAENGNVNLFI
- a CDS encoding metal-sensitive transcriptional regulator — encoded protein: MDYNEQIKNRVKRIEGQLRGILKMMEDNKDCKEVITQLSASRTGIDRTIGLIVSSNLIECVREADKNGENTEELVKEAVNLLVKSR